The Acidobacteriaceae bacterium nucleotide sequence GATTGCGGCCAACCATGGAGGTCTGCGCGAAATCGTAGTCGACGGTTCTACCGGCACTCTGGTCGTACCTGGAAACGCGGATCATCTCGCAACCGCTATCGCTACCTATCTCGAGAATCCTATTCTCGCACAGCAACACGGCTCTGCTGGTCGTGATCGCTTCCTCAGTGAGTTCCACGAATCTCGCTACATGGAAAGGATCGGGAACTTCATAGGATCGCGCATTTCTCGGAGCTAGGTGGTATTCGGTAGGTGGATGACTTTTTTGCCAGCGATTTTTATTCGATCACGGAAGAATCGTGTGATGGGCTCTTCGACACACGAATGGATAAGACTACCTACACCTAGCGACACGAGCACACTACAGATGATTGAGAGCCATGGCTTCGTCAGATGCAGTTTCGCGAAAACTGCCGGTACGCCCGGCGCGATTAGCGAATGGAAGAGGTAAATGGCATACGAAGCATCGGCAAGATACAGAACGAAATTCGGAATGCGCGTGAGGCGATCTTCTAGTGATGCCATTGAGTAAATGATGAGAGCGGCAGCTAGCCCATGTGATATGGCATGCGCCCTAAGCATAGGCTGCCATGGGGTCACAAGAGCCCAAAACGCAAGAAGTAAAACAGCCACTGCTGCATTTACGGGCAGATGACGTCCCTTCATGCAAGCTCTTGCAATCAACATCCCATAGAGGAACTCCAGCACAGAGACCTTCAGATAGAATGAAATCGCGGGCCATTCGGAGTGCCGGATAAATGCGCCACAGGAAAGCAGTATAAGCACAGATCCAACAAAACGATAGACGTTCAGCCGAAGCCAAAGGGCCAGAGTGAACAGAAAATAGAAAAACATTTCGAAGTTAAGCGTCCATCCTACACCCAATAGTGGACCAATCTCTCCAGTGGAGTTGCGGGACGGGAGGAATAGATAGGACGCAATTACCTCAAACATCCCTAGCTTCGCGTGCAACACCACTCCCGATGCAACAAGCAGCAGAATCACCTTAGCCGTAGTCGCCAACCAATAAAGCGGAACAATGCGAACAATACGGCGTTCAGCGAAGATCTTCCATCCTTTCGGGTCGCCAAACAGCTTTGTCGAAGAGTAGATCATGACGAATCCGCTCAAGACGAAGAAGATGTCTACACCTGCCGCGCCGTTCTTCCAATAGCCAAAGCCTCCGGCCAAACGCTCCGAAGCGTAGTAACCAGAATGCGTGACGAGTACCATGAATGCTGCAACGAAGCGCAATATTTGAAGTCCCAGGTATTTCCGGCGCATCGCTGTAGGCTCTTTCATGCTTTTATATCCCATATCTTGCACAATGCTCGTTTCAGAAAGTTCACGATGGTCGACGGCTTGAATCCGTATCTCGCTGAATGTCCATCGGAAGACGTAAGGGTCGTAGGATCACTTGTTGCTGTCGCTCATCGCTTATAAGGCAGGCCCCCCCTCCGAGGATTAGTGCATACGCGATGTGTTGTAGGTAAAACAATTGCTGCAATGGGATGTTATATGCAGAGGATTCGATCCCATTGATCAGGCAGTAGAGTTCTATTGCGGTGCCACAGCACAGGGCGTGGTAGGCTGCGGAGGCTGCTTTCCGAACAGAGGCTTTCCTGATAAAACGATGCACGAGAAGTGCCAATTGCAGTGTAAGCAATAGAAAGCACAACAGCCCCAACCATCCTGCATCTAGAAGGTACTGAAGAAATGTATTGTGCGCAGTACCGAGTTTACTAATGTCACCATTGAAGTAAATGTCGAAACGATTTGCCATAGCGTGACGGAAGCCGGCAACGTAGCCGAGACCTTGCGGACTCTCAGAAACCAAGGAAAACGCGAGCTGCCAAAGGTAACTCCTGCCTGAACCCTGTGCTATTTCCGCCGTAGATTGGCCGCGATGAAAGGCCGTTACAATCTTTTCACTACCTACGACAAGGGTCGCTAGGGCAGAGGTCGCCAGCAAAACTAGGATGGACGTAGTCAGCTTGAGTCGACGAGTCGCACTGTCAGTGGCCCAGAGGAAGGAAATCATCGCCATTACTACGAGCATTGCAAAGATGGCACCACGAGATGCACTTGCAAGAGTACCGAATACACCAAAAATTACGAGAGCCAAATTCTTGGGTGACTTGTCGAGCTTGTGTAATAGAAAATACAGCGAAATGAACGCGATGACTGGACCAAGAATGACTGTGCTGCCAACGGCTCCGCCGGTCAGTCTAAATGCCTGACCATTTTCCGTGGTGAAAACCATGCTAGGGCTAATAATGAAGACAGCAATGATCAAGAGGTAAGAAGATACGCAAACCCTCCGAAGTGCCCTAAGAGCCTCGATCCAGTCCTGAGTATTCGTATAGGTGTCTGAGACAAATTGAACGACGACCACCCATGTCATGAAATAGAGAAGGGCGAACTCGGCCGAAACCGTTCTCCCTGGCGAATACAAAATGGATACTGCAAAGAGAACCCCCAACAAAAGGGCGGTCCGGATAATCCCTTGGACTTGAGGCGGAATGAACATACTGGAGCGGATGCGGTAGATGGCATTCGCCGCCACAGCACCGATCCAAGTAACTTGTAGAACCGACCAGAGGTCGGCGTGCGCCTGGGATGTATCCGTACCAACACCAGCAGTTCTCAAAACCGGAGGTCCCAACGCTAGCAAGAATATAGGATACCGCAGAAGAAATCTCAAAGTTGAGCGATTCCGTCCGGTCCGGCTCGCATCTAAGCGAGCACCACCGCTCCATCTTCTTATAATTGAATGTTTACCACGACCTAAATTTAGCAAGATTAGCTCCGCCGTGCGAGAGCGGCGAAAGTGTAGACACCGCAGATTTCCTCTATTTTACACGCCTTCTGTTCCGTATTTGGTTCTGTTGACGTGACGCTAAAAGTGATAAACTTGCCACTCTGGCAACCATGAACGTACGACATCACCATGTGGCGGAGTTGCAGTCTCTTCGTGGACTTGCGGCAATATTAGTGCTTCTTCATCATTCGGCTGCAGTTTTCACGCTCCCCCCCCCTCCGAACTCTGGATAGAACGGCTTTTGAATGCCCATGCCGCAGTGATGTTATTCTTCGTCATGAGCGGATATGTACTCTCACGCTCCCTCGACAGAGTCAGTTTAAGTTTAAGCAGCCTTTTCAAGTTCTACCTTGCACGACTATTCCGCATCTATCCTGCTCTACTTGCAGCATGCCTTTTGGCAGCCGTTTACATGATGGTGGTACGTCCCCATTTGCCGGTCTCCGGCGCCTCCAAGTGGTACATCGTGAACGCAGCCAAGCCCCGATTAGGCTTGATGCTCTCGACGTTCACTGGGCGTCCCACCTCGCTTCTTCCACCCATGTGGTCAATAAAAGTGGAGATGATAGCATCACTTGTAATACCCTTCATTGCCGTATTTGTTCGACGCGGCTTTGGTGGACCTCTGCTGGCCATTGCCCTCTACGTTGGTTTCCACACTCAGGGAGGATCGTTGCTCATCTTCCTCCCTTCGTTTGTGCTAGGTTCACTTGCACGTCACATTCAGATTAGGTACGGCTGGCTCTTTCGCAGCAGGTTTGTCTTATGGTTCTCACTTTTTGCCATGCTATTCTTTCGCACGCTGAATCCCAAATGGCGCTTCGAGGTGGATTACAACGCTTTTATCCCGCTTGTAGTTGAATCGCTATGTGCATCTATCTTCATTCTTGGTCTGGTTGAGCGGAGATGCATCCCCCTGCAGGGTCGCCATGTCACAAGACTGGGAGACATCTCATACAGCATATACCTCTTGCATTTCACAGTGATGTCCGTCTGCGCTGGCATTATTAGCCTAACTCCTGTCAGTGCCACGTGGAGATGCATCATCCTGATGCTAGTGACTCTAACTATGAGTTGGCCAATTTCATCAATCTTTTATGACAAGATCGAGCTACCTGGCATAGCTTTAGGCAAAATTCTCTACGCCAAGCTTACACTGAGACCTGCTACCCTTAAGCAATAGACACTTCACATTGACATTTGGTCGATGATCGGCGCGTAGGCCTTCAACATGGGATCAACCTTCTGGATCCCTCGGTCGGCCCAAACAAATAGAAGGCAAAGGCTCAAATAATACGCGAGCGTCTGGGCGGAGGAGTTCTGGCAATACTCATCGCTCAAAGCGTCCTTGCACTGTCGAATCACCTCAGCGGCCTTTCTTGCGATCATTTCCGGGGGGGCCACGCGAAGAGCGAGGGGTTTGAGTGCAAAATGAAGCGGATCCAAAAGAGGAAGTGATTCCGGTTCCCCGTACTCCCAGTCAAAAACGTAGGCACGCCCAGCCGCCAGGCGCACGTTCCAAGGAGTAAAGTCATTGTGACCAATTACATATGGCATATTGGAATCGCCGAACAGGCGCTCAACGGCATACGACGCTTTACGCAGTCGTATGGCCCATTCGGTGGGTAGCAGACTTTCCACATCATCCAAGCGCGACGCGATTGTTCTCGCAAACTGGCTTTCGGAATATCGTCTACTTTGATGTGAGGTTGCTTGAAGTACATTCAGATAAGCGAAATGAGGCTGCCCCAACTCGAAGCTCATTTCTCCTTCCAAAACCTCCTGTGCCAGGAATGATATCCCAGATGGGTTTTGGTCATATCCCAACAAGCGAGGCACATGCATCATAAGATTCCGGTTCTGTCCGAGCCGCTTTAGCCATCCCGCTTCGTTCTCCAGCAGTTTCGCGATCGCTGGCCCTTTTCCTGCTTTCACCACATACTTCGGTTCCATCTCCTTCGAGAGCAGAAGAATCGTATCCTTTGACCAGGGCCCGGCCGCCCCTCTCCTTGAGCATGAAAGGAGAGCATCTGAAGGCAGAAGGCTACGGATCCACGCAAGGTTCTCTGACTCGACGGATGGCACAGCGCCAGTGATCACTGGGAACGCCGTCTGTAATCGTAGAAATGGTTCGACGCGCCCTGGCTTAAACAAACTCAAGCAAGCCCTTTGGGCGTTACGATCCATCGGAAGAATATAACGTACTGTTCCCTTCCAAGAGACTGCGAGATGTGTAGAAGAGGTTCGTGCCGGCTTATAGAAATTTCCCAGATCATCCATTGGAGATCGGCCCCAGCGCGATTGCCGCGGTCACCGCATCTGTTACGTCAGCGATCACCCTTTCCAGCGGTTGGGATGCGTCCACAATCACGTGCCGTCTTTGTGTTTGAACAAAGTGCAAATATGCGGCGCATTGTCTCGCTGTTTCCTCAGGAGTAACTTCTTGCTTGCGCGCTTGTAGCACTTCAGGCGGCGCGTTCAATAAGATCCAGAGCCGTGGCTGTGGCATGAACTTCCCAAACAACCTAGCGAGCCAAATTGGCGCTCCGAATCGGTATCGCACTGGATCCACGAGTAAATCGTGATAGTAGCGATCACAAACGAGCACGTCGTTCTTCTCTGTAAACCAGCGCGCATACCATTCCTCTCCTAGCCAGATCCCAATCTTAACCATCGAGGCGAATGCTCCCCGCGGCGGCTTGCCATGCGGATCGGTGACGATTGTTACTTGCTGACCGCGCAAAGTTGCCACCATCCTTGGCTTTAGGTGGCGCATACCTGCATCTATGCCCGCCGAACTCAGGCTGGCCATGAGCCCAGCGATGACGGAACTCTTGCCTGCACCGTCGGGTCCAAGGAATACAAATCTCATTCCGTCACTCCGTAATATTGTGCGCTAAGGGTTGTGCTCAGGCGTCGTCGCGGATGCGCCAACACAGAGATAGTTGTATGAAAGAGCTACCTTCTTCAGAGTTCGGATTCGCGGCTCGCAATTCCTTTGGCAAGCAAAGCTCTCTTTAAGATTGAAACTAGTTTCACCTCGGTACGCTGAGCGAGTGCATCAACCACAGCTACGCGCATGTTAGCGACTACATCCGAAGCAGGATCCGAGGCATCCACTTCTATGCAGTTTTTCTTAGACCGCATCCACTCCCCGCAGATTGCTAGGGAATCAGTCTGAGTGTGAGGCTTGAGTAGTATCCATAGGTCCGTACGAGGAAGAAACCGCACAGCAAGTGATGCAGCCCACCGATGCATAGCGGGTTTGAGACCTTTTGCATTCCCACACTGGTAAAGGAGCTCTGAAGATGAAACTCGAAGAGTCAGATTCTTCCTGCCGCCAAATTGTCGGCGCCACTCGGCGCTCAGCCAACACGCGATGCGGGCAATGGAAAATGAGGACGAAATATCCAGCCCCGCACCATATTCGACTTCTGGTGCAATATATCGGAGTGCAGCCACAAGATTATCTGCGGCCTGTTTGCCGAGCCGAGCATTAGGACAAAATATCCTAATAGTCTGCAAGGTTTGAGGAGAATGCCGCACTCTTAGAACGATGGCATGATGCCGGATCACGGCTAATAGGCTTTCCAAAGGCTTACGTAAAAAGCGGCGAATCAAAAGCGCCCGGCGCAACGGACCGATACACAAGAGAATTTTGCTCTTATCACCATCTATCGTCGCTTCAACGAGGCGGGCGGCAACACGTTGCCCAAACGCCGGTCGAAGAATCGCCTTTGCTTCGGCCGGGTGGCTGGCCAACTCCCTTCGCACATCGGCAAAGTATCGCTCCTTGACAAATCCCGAAATTACGAGACTCGTTAGAAGAGAGATGAGTGCTTCACATACCGGGGAGGGCACGAAAAACTTGAACCCATCTTGATTGCGCTGCACCGCAGACGCGATAACGTCCTCAGGCACCAGATACGGCAAACCCTTCCAGGTGAAGGAGCGGATGAAATCCACTTGAAAAGCATTTCTTCCTGGAACCGCGGAGACTCCATCCAAGAAGGTCATAGCCACATGATATTGTTCGTTATATCCGGTTATACGAATCCCGGGAATGGACTCCACCGCCTGGATAGCGAAAGGCAATTGGTCCGGACGAATCATGAAATCCACGTCATTTCCAATGTTTGTTTCGGGGAATCCTTCATAATTCCGCAGCACGCATGGAATAATCTGATGCGTTTGCAGTTGAGCGACAAGTTGGCGGAGAAACCCACCGAAAGAGAGCACTGGTGCCTGCTCAAGGGCTCTACCCTGAGGAGCTTCGCTGTTGAGGATTCGCACCATAGATCCATTCACCGTTTCTATATGTTCAAGCTTTTGCTCATGGCCTTCGAAGCCGAAGCTCGTCGTTGAGCAAGGAGTTTTGTTGTAATCTGGGGCAAGATCATGCCGGGACGGAGCATCACCCCCAGAAACGCATTCGCGACCGCGCCAAAATAGTGGCGTCGGGCATACTCAAATGTTGCGTTCTTATAAAATATTTTGGCATAATCTTTGCGATCTTGATTAACACGAATTCTCCAAGGTAACGTCTTACGGAAAGCGACAAATTCGCCCCAACTCAGTTCTGGCTTGCCCTTTCGTCTGCGCAGCATGCAATCTTTGCACCATCGCAACTGCTGCCAGCAAAGCTTGTTCTTCCCTACCGTCGCGGACGTTCCATGAATACGATAACGCAAGAGATATTCTGGCTGAACCAAAATCTTATGTCCCTGCTCGAGTAGTCGATTCCAAAGATCGACGTCCTCGTTGGTACGAAATTGGTCTCGATATCCTCCAGCGGCCAAAACAATGTCTTTTCGCAAGATTGCGGCGGGATGACTTATCGCTATTACCTCGTCGGCGGCTACGAGTTTCTGAACGGCTGCGTGCGTGGTGAGTTTAGAGTGATCTCGTGCGAACTCTCGACCATTCGCGTCAATGTGGATTACTCGACTACTAGCAACGGCTAGTTCGGGATGTTCGGTGATGAAGGCCAATTGGGACTCAATCCGGTTTGGAAGCATCTCATCGTCCGCGTGCATCAGAACCACCCATTCACTTGTCGCCAAGGCAAGTCCGCGATTTAACGTAGCAGCAGGGCCGATATTCTCATGGAATGAGACGTGAACGCGCGAATCCAATGACTCAAATCGCCTGGCAATGGTGAGCGTGTCATCGTCCGAACCATCGTCCAATATCATCAGCTCAAAGTCTTCATACGTCTGCGCCAATACGCTTTCAATGGCTTTAGCGATGTAGCGCTCGGCATTATAGGCAGGCATCAATATAGTAATCGGCATACTAAAACTCCCAACCTAGGATTCAACTCATCCATAAATCTATACTGATCGAACATTATCATTCCAAAGTCCGGCGCGGGCGTTCCGCTGCCTGCTCTAGTTCGACTGCAGAGCAGGCTCGGAGTGCCTGCGGATATGCCTAGCCTTCCAGACCAGCGATATGCCTACGATACCCTGGAAGATTATCTGTGCACTTAGAAGACCCAATAAGGACCCGCTCATTCCTAGCCACTTCGCCATTGGCATGGCAAACACAAACGCAAACCCGGTCATCACGAGATAAGAGAAGAAGACAGGCATAGTGAATTCTAGAGCCTGTAAGCCAGCCCGGAGAGGCCCACCTATAAATGAGATGAGGTAGAGCGCGGCGTAGAGACGCAAAACATAACCATAGGAGCCCATTTGTGGTCCGTAGATCAATTTAAGCAACAATCCGGGCATAATAGATATCAATGCGGCATATAGGAACGTCAGGCCGCCCCATTTCCAAATCACCGAGCGAATGTAACGTAGCATCGCCGCAAGCCCCCCGACGTGGAGTTGCCGTGCACTCTCGGCTGGAACGATGTTTTCCAGACCTAGAAACCAGATGTTTGCGACACCCATCACGTTCTGCGATGCCTTAAGGACTCCGGCCGCAGCGACACCGTAGTAAACGGGGGCGGACAAAATAAAAAGATTGCTCGACGTCCACACAAGCAGAGCGGATCCTGTGAGCCAACGAGATATCTTCCAGTGTCGCCACCAGATCATCCGTATCCACTCGGCTTGAAACCGGATCCTTTCCAGCCAGAAAGAACCTATAATCAAGCCCAGAATGGAAGTAGCGGCCATGGCCCAAAGTGCCGATGCGCTGTTGAGCAATTTTGCTCGGTGCAGCAGACCGATGAGCAAGAGTTGAGGAAGATAGCTTAGGGCATCATCCCAAAGCGCGCGCTGGCTCTGACGAGTGGCGAAAAAATATCTTCGCACGAAATCCTGACCTTGATAGGCAAAAGCTGCAACAGCAAGCGGTAATGCTAGATGTGAGATTTCAGGATGGTGAAAGACGCCACTACACGTTCTGACGCCAAAGAAAATAAACGAGAAGCAGAGTAGCAGAAGACATATTTCTTGGGCGACTACTGCACCAAAATATAAGGGCCTGTCTTTCTCTTCCTGCTTGGGCCCGATGCTCATCATCGGTGCGACAATTAGTGCAGTCTGTAGGCTGTTCACAAACAAGATCGCCATCCAAGTGAGTGCAAATTGGCCGAATTCGTGAAGCCCCATAAAGCGAGCAAGCATTACATTTGTGAGAAAACTCACCGCACTAACGAGTCCCTGATCCACCAGAGCCCAAACCTCTCGACCAAGAAAAAGACCTAGTGGGCTCTTCTTAATGAGTTCTTTCCATGGCGCGATGGGCATCTGGTTTTCAGTTCTATTTGTTGCAACCGGGGGTGGGATCAAATTTGCCATTCCAGAAGCGGCTCTTAGCGTGCTGCAACAATGGTGGCCGAAGCCGCAGACGACAGGATAGATGAGGCCGCAACGAAACTTGCCTTGAGCTTACTCATGGGCACGTAGACAACATCTTCGGCCTTTAGGGCGATTGGCTCCTGCTTTCCATCTGCAATTTGGTCATAGGAAAGCCGAATGTCGGCGATCGTCCCGTCTGCATTGCGACGCACAACCCGAAGGCCTCCCGTCTTAGCCTGCAACGCGGTCCCGCCTGCGAGTGATAATGCCTGGGCAACGTTCAGTGAGCCGTCCTCCTGCATAACGTAGCCACCAGGATGGTTTACAGCGCCCAATACGTAGATAATACCTGCGCGCGGAATCACAATGATATCCCCGGGCGAAATTTCCGTCTGTCCAGTTGCCTCGTTGCTTGTGCGCCGAGAATAGAAGACGACAGTTTCAGAACCAAGTGGCTGTCCGTCGTGGCGAATTCTTACATCCGCGCCAGCCAGAGGCGTGACGCCGCCTGCTTGGGCCAATATATCGGTTAAGTGTGCCGGTCCGATCACCGGAAAGCGTCCTGGGTTTGAAACTTCGCCGAGGACAGTTACGAATCGACTCGCGTATTGAGAAATATCTACATTAACTTGGGGATTCACTAGTATTTGCTCGCTACGCAAGGTCTGTTCGAGCATTGTGGCAATCTCCGCTTGCGTCATTCCTGCAACGTGTCGCTTCCCGATCAGCGGAACCGCAATATCGCCATTCGGATCGACGCGGTACTGACCTGTGAACTCGGGAGTTTCATAAATATCGACGCTCAACAAATCACCGGCACCAACCCTGAGTTTAGAAAAATCTTCAGGGAGCTTGACCGGGCCAAATTCTCCTCCGCTGGTCTGACTCTTTGCTGCAGATTTTGTCTGGAGGGTCGATGTTGCTACGCTATCAGTCGACGCAGATTGTGCGTGGATTCCGATGGACATGAGACCGAGGACTGCAATGCTTAGCGAGGTCAGGCTACTTTTTCCCATAGTATGCCTCGATATTGTAACCGTAGGTATAACGGTATTCCCCCGCAGACATCTCGACCGCCTCCATCACAACACCAACCATATGGATTCTGTTTCTCTGCAAGATTTGCACAAAGCGGCGGAGCGCCTTGCGACTTGTTTTTCCTGCGCGGATTACACCAATTGTCGCGTCACAATAGCTCGCGATCTGCACAGGGTCTGCTACCGGTAAAGCCGGCGCGTTATCGACAAGAATGAGATCAAATGTTTCCTTAGCTTCTTTGAGGACTTTACCCATATCGCCTGAGCTAATAAGTTCTGATGCGAGTGCCGTGATTGGTCCTGACGGAAGAATCCAGAGGTTAGGCTGGTCGGTGTGCTGCTTTACGAGGTCAGTGACTTTGCCTTGCCCCGAAAGGAGGGTTGAAAGGCCCTCAGCACCAGACACGCGGAACAATACGTGTTGGCGTGGACGGCGAAGGTCGGCATCGATAATCAGCACCCTTGTACCCGCCGCAGCAAAGGCGTGACCGAGATTATAGACCGTGAAGGTTTTCCCCTCCCCGCTCAAGGAGCTCATAAAGGCAATTGTACGAATCCTCCG carries:
- a CDS encoding phosphotransferase; this encodes MDRNAQRACLSLFKPGRVEPFLRLQTAFPVITGAVPSVESENLAWIRSLLPSDALLSCSRRGAAGPWSKDTILLLSKEMEPKYVVKAGKGPAIAKLLENEAGWLKRLGQNRNLMMHVPRLLGYDQNPSGISFLAQEVLEGEMSFELGQPHFAYLNVLQATSHQSRRYSESQFARTIASRLDDVESLLPTEWAIRLRKASYAVERLFGDSNMPYVIGHNDFTPWNVRLAAGRAYVFDWEYGEPESLPLLDPLHFALKPLALRVAPPEMIARKAAEVIRQCKDALSDEYCQNSSAQTLAYYLSLCLLFVWADRGIQKVDPMLKAYAPIIDQMSM
- a CDS encoding polysaccharide export protein, which translates into the protein MSIGIHAQSASTDSVATSTLQTKSAAKSQTSGGEFGPVKLPEDFSKLRVGAGDLLSVDIYETPEFTGQYRVDPNGDIAVPLIGKRHVAGMTQAEIATMLEQTLRSEQILVNPQVNVDISQYASRFVTVLGEVSNPGRFPVIGPAHLTDILAQAGGVTPLAGADVRIRHDGQPLGSETVVFYSRRTSNEATGQTEISPGDIIVIPRAGIIYVLGAVNHPGGYVMQEDGSLNVAQALSLAGGTALQAKTGGLRVVRRNADGTIADIRLSYDQIADGKQEPIALKAEDVVYVPMSKLKASFVAASSILSSAASATIVAAR
- a CDS encoding glycosyltransferase, which codes for MPITILMPAYNAERYIAKAIESVLAQTYEDFELMILDDGSDDDTLTIARRFESLDSRVHVSFHENIGPAATLNRGLALATSEWVVLMHADDEMLPNRIESQLAFITEHPELAVASSRVIHIDANGREFARDHSKLTTHAAVQKLVAADEVIAISHPAAILRKDIVLAAGGYRDQFRTNEDVDLWNRLLEQGHKILVQPEYLLRYRIHGTSATVGKNKLCWQQLRWCKDCMLRRRKGKPELSWGEFVAFRKTLPWRIRVNQDRKDYAKIFYKNATFEYARRHYFGAVANAFLGVMLRPGMILPQITTKLLAQRRASASKAMSKSLNI
- a CDS encoding O-antigen ligase family protein, with the protein product MRTAGVGTDTSQAHADLWSVLQVTWIGAVAANAIYRIRSSMFIPPQVQGIIRTALLLGVLFAVSILYSPGRTVSAEFALLYFMTWVVVVQFVSDTYTNTQDWIEALRALRRVCVSSYLLIIAVFIISPSMVFTTENGQAFRLTGGAVGSTVILGPVIAFISLYFLLHKLDKSPKNLALVIFGVFGTLASASRGAIFAMLVVMAMISFLWATDSATRRLKLTTSILVLLATSALATLVVGSEKIVTAFHRGQSTAEIAQGSGRSYLWQLAFSLVSESPQGLGYVAGFRHAMANRFDIYFNGDISKLGTAHNTFLQYLLDAGWLGLLCFLLLTLQLALLVHRFIRKASVRKAASAAYHALCCGTAIELYCLINGIESSAYNIPLQQLFYLQHIAYALILGGGACLISDERQQQVILRPLRLPMDIQRDTDSSRRPS
- a CDS encoding acyltransferase; its protein translation is MKEPTAMRRKYLGLQILRFVAAFMVLVTHSGYYASERLAGGFGYWKNGAAGVDIFFVLSGFVMIYSSTKLFGDPKGWKIFAERRIVRIVPLYWLATTAKVILLLVASGVVLHAKLGMFEVIASYLFLPSRNSTGEIGPLLGVGWTLNFEMFFYFLFTLALWLRLNVYRFVGSVLILLSCGAFIRHSEWPAISFYLKVSVLEFLYGMLIARACMKGRHLPVNAAVAVLLLAFWALVTPWQPMLRAHAISHGLAAALIIYSMASLEDRLTRIPNFVLYLADASYAIYLFHSLIAPGVPAVFAKLHLTKPWLSIICSVLVSLGVGSLIHSCVEEPITRFFRDRIKIAGKKVIHLPNTT